In Penaeus monodon isolate SGIC_2016 chromosome 7, NSTDA_Pmon_1, whole genome shotgun sequence, the following are encoded in one genomic region:
- the LOC119574887 gene encoding glycine, alanine and asparagine-rich protein-like gives MQLSRAAGFGVLLLVALPSVLGPADATLLLPLTAVSLGTGALATLGLLGAVGLGVAIKKTLYYGGKGHGHDHHYHSHHHHHTGGGYGGAHTGGGYGDAHTGGGYGGAHTGGGYGGAHTGGGYGGGYPSPSYAAPLTSAHRRRRNAYILAEGDRAAVDALVSDDRLGCAQRLVCELAREPEAGLEADEVAILALVSDERATAGVKQLRKAAAVGRGGAACSSLFKNCPFSARDIMAVVRAVADENAN, from the exons ATGCAGTTGAGCAGAGCAGCTGGTTTCGGGGTACTCCTGCTCGTGGCACTTCCATCCGTCCTTGGCCCTGCAGACGCTACCCTGCTGCTGCCATTGACGGCTGTGTCCCTTGGCACTGGCGCCCTTGCGACGCTCGGGCTACTTGGCGCTGTTGGCTTAG GCGTGGCCATCAAAAAAACACTCTACTACGGCGGCAAAGGACATGGCCATGACCACCACTAccacagccaccaccaccaccacaccggAGGGGGATACGGAGGCGCTCATACCGGAGGAGGCTACGGAGACGCTCATACCGGAGGGGGCTACGGAGGCGCTCATACCGGAGGGGGCTACGGAGGCGCTCATACCGGAGGGGGCTACGGTGGGGGCTACCCATCTCCCTCATACGCCGCGCCGCTCACCTCCGCGCACAGGCGGCGACGGAATGCGTACATTTTG GCCGAGGGCGACCGCGCCGCCGTGGACGCCCTGGTGTCCGACGACCGCCTCGGCTGCGCACAGCGGCTCGTGTGCGAGCTGGCCCGCGAGCCGGAGGCCGGCCTCGAGGCGGACGAGGTCGCGATCCTTGCCCTTGTCAG cgacgAGCGGGCGACGGCGGGCGTGAAGCAACTGCGGAAGGCGGCCGCGGTAGGCAGGGGGGGCGCCGCCTGCTCCTCCCTCTTCAAGAACTGCCCCTTCTCCGCCCGGGACATCATGGCCGTTGTGAGAGCTGTTGCCGACGAGAACGCGAACTAG